ctaaaattaacaaaaatttacTACTGGAAAATTACATAACTTATTACATAACTTATGACTTTTCTTAGGAACCAAGTCAAAACACAAAAATCAACAATATCGTATGATACATACAAACATGGCTAAAGTCACAATTAACATGGCAAAGTCACCATTATCTTATGCTAGGACAAACATATAAacatacatataaatatatacaaATTAACATGCTAATAAAGTCACAATTCTTATGCTAGGACAATATACGTAGAAAATCACTATCCCAAGCAGAGAGTTATTCTAGTCTAATTGCAGAAGTTGGCCTAAAGGTACTATAAACATGACCTAGAAAAAGGAAACACACAGCAAAAGAAGGAAAAGAGATAGTGATGAAGCCAGAAGTGAGAGATTCCATTCCAATACTTGTTATGGATTGTCAACCACAGGCACCTTCTCAAATCCTTCCAGCTCCTTGAAACGCTTTGGCAAGAAACAACGGCCGCCCTTTTTCTGCTGCAGATATATGATTGCAGCAAACAGCAGACCCCCTAAAGGAATGATCATATCCCAAGCTGCGGAGTAATAATCTGCAGATGGATCTGCATATATGTAAGACCAGTCGAAATCATCGACATAAAAGTGTGCCTTGTAAAGATCATATGCATGTGGTAGCAAGCGCACAAATGTAGTCCCTATGTAGAAGAAACAAGAGAGAGCATTTTCTCTTGAGTTGCGGAAAATGTTTAGGAGGATTTGAGGGAAAAGGAAACCATCCAGTACCAAGCCAGCATAAGACCTTATGTTCGGCCAAAGGGAATGCTGGTTTCTGTAAAAGCTTGGAGAATCCATCTCCTTGCCTAGTTTGCAATTCCAACAATTCATGAACAAGGCAATTAGGCCCCCAGCTATATATAATGGCAAAGATACATAGAGTGCCTTCTTCTCAGCAACCCATGAGGCCTTTTGGTTTCCATCAGCCAATCGTGCAGACCATACGAGTTGCAGAAACCGGAATTGCAGCATAAAAGCTACCATTGTTACCACCTTTACGATCACCTCATTCACTTCAACCCATCCACCACCTCTGAGCAGGAAAGATTGAGTACTTTGCTTTGGCAAGAACAGAGCTTCAAAGTTGAGCACTAGAGGGATCATGCGCCCTACTGTAAGTACTACAAGCATGAGAAGTGAGATAAAAGGGAATACATTAGGGTGTTTCTTCACATAGAAGATTTGATATCCCACAAAGACACATATAAGGGTATTAGAAATCAAAGCCATGATAATCTCTAAATCCATCCTTCGTATCGAGTTTATGCGACTGTAATAAGGAACtgcagaaaaggaaagaggttcaaAGTATAGAGGAGATGAACTTTCTCGTGTGCTTTCAATGCGTCCCTTGATATATTGGTTTGAATCAAATGGAGGCAACTGGACGTTGACAAGAATCTCACAGTCCATCGAATCATTTGCTAATATCTGGTTGTTTGAGTCAAGATATTTGCAGCCCACCATAGATAGAACTCCCGTTTCACCATCGTAAATCCCTTCAGCAGAAATTTGGACATACGTATGCTCCTTTGAAGAAGCATTGAATGATGTCAAGCTCATTTGGTAACTGATGTTCAGTGGCTGGAGTGGCTTTGCTTTATCCTTTGCCTTTTCTGTTCCTGGACTTGAATATGGCCTGAAATATTGGTTCCTTGGAGCAATTTTATCACCAATAGAGATAGGATTCGCATGGCCCCATCCAAATCTTTTTCCTCTGGAATTCTTGATTGACATTTCAAATTGCATGTCATCTGAATTCCCGTCTGAATACTGCCTTCCTTCACTTCTACCGGGCTCCTCCTTGTATGACTTTCTTGCTTTGTCCACCAGTGAATACTCATACTTCAACCCTGGAATCTCAATTCTATCACTTCCATAACTGCGAAATTGAATCCCATCAAAGTAACCTGAAACCCCCACAGCCTTATTGCTTGAAATATGTCCTGCAATGCTACTAGCATTTCTGATTGACCAAACAGAAGGGAATCTCAAACTCAACCTAATTGAACAATCCTCAACTTGAGAACCGCTTAAAgaatttgttggagttgagattcgaCAAGCAACAACACATAATTTTTTCTTCTTTGCATTCCATGATCCTTCTGCGACTAGTGCTGTGTTCGGATTGAAGGGGCGGTAATAACTTGAGTAGCTACTGTTAAGAAACTCGACCAGAAATCTTAGAGTTGGCCAATCATTTGAACATTGGATCGGCGTCAAGGACATGACTGGAGGCAAATATTCGATATTGCTGCTAAAAGGATTGCAACTCTTTGTAGAATTGCAAGCAGTTGCATACTCCAGCAGAAATGAACTGGTCTGGTGTGAGAATATTGAACAAATAGAAACACTCAACGGTAAGCTGAGCGAACTCTTTGTAACATCAGCCCCATAAGTAAATCCCTTATCAATTTCTTTACCAGCCTCAGTGTAGGCATAATTCTTTAGAGGAAACATCAACAAAGATATTGGCTCAAAAAAACTCGAGTCATCAGCAGAACTCAAGCTCTCCAATGTTCCCTGAACCAAACTTGTAATATTGCTCGAACTTTTAACATCATTAAGCTTGAGAAGAGCAGAAAGACCACGAATTTCACCTTCTTCTGAGTAAGTAGAACTTGAGCCAACCATGCAAAGCTTCCCAGTAGATATTGACCAGAATCCTTCTATCTCAAAACTTAAAGCACCCGTCTGAGACCAAAGAGAAACGACCTGGGGAGAATCCGGGTAACCGTATGTGACGCGTGATGGTTGGAGGATCAAACTCGCCTTGACCTTGTAGAGACCATCAACACTAGTACTATGGACATCATGGGTACGGAACAACAAAACTTTCCTGGGATTTGAGGAGTAATAGTGGCGAGAAGAATCTGCATGTTTCAATATGTCATCCCCACCAAGATAGTAGCCATCCTGGTTTGGAGAAAAAGGGACAGTGATGGCTTCAGGATCAATAGGGGTTGATTCAGGGACAAACGAGGCACAGTGATCACTGTAATTAAGGTTGTCAGGTTTTGAACAAGAGATGATAGTTGCATAAAACAAGGTGGTAAGGACTAAGGATGTCGACAGTTGTTGATACCATGTTCTTAGAGAGCTAGCCATAGAATAACTCAAAGGCAAGGTTTTGTTTCTCTTTGAAGTGATGAGATAGAAAGTGGGCACTGAACTTTATAGGCTCAGCTAATTAAAGGTAAGATTTGAGTATTTTTCATTCCATAAATCATCTGTCAGAGCGTAGGGGCCACGCAAGAAAAAAACTCACATTCACTTGGAAAAAATCAGCTACAATCAGTGAATCTTTGCACAATGAAAATTAGAAATAAGTCATATCAATTAGTTATAGCTAATGAATGTGAGCATGTTAGAGGATAGAGGACTTGCATGAGCTCCGCaaaaatctcaattttttttttttaataaaaaaggaTAAACAAAAGTCTCAACATCAATGCTTGAAAATGTCAAcaaagacttggaaattatatGCAGACCCAAGTATACGGCGAGCAAAGGAACCAATCAAAGGAATGCCTTTGAGCCAGGGGCGGACCGAGGAACAAGGTTGGAGCATGTAACTGGCGTTTTTGGCCCTctcattttttttagaaaaaatagATATATTGTTACTGTAATATATTgactttaaaataataatattaacaataaaagtaaaaataatgaaaatcattCATTAATAGAGTTGAGAAACTATTACgctaaaaaaaattctaaaagtgaataaaataataataaataaatattataaattgtgaatatttatttagagtattttaaaaataaataaaattaaaaataagattaataaaaaagaaaaaaagaaaaaaaattaatgctaAAATGATATATGCTTTAAAATCTATGTAGATCTATGTACTTCTTTATTTGCACCCTTAGTTTtagtataattaaaaaatatgattATTTGCTGATCAATGTACATGCTCTCTGTTTTTTCTATTTACATGATTTGTTTATTGACTCAATTTTTAGATCTCGATTCTCACAATTTTTATTTTCAGTTTATAAGCTGAGGTTTGTAACTTTAGATAATAAACTAGAAAAGAATTCAATCATTTTAACTGAAattcaaatatttatataatttaaagtgTTGACCATTTCATAGATGATAATGTTGTTATTGTTTTGGTaacaaattaacttttaaatttttttttctattaattttgtCTTCAATATGTTAAATAAAATGTCTCAATTTTATGCCTTCATATAATTTAATTTGTAAGTGATTAATTGACCGAGTAAAGCATATTTAGTCTGGTATTGAAATGATTATACTATAAAATTTTAGGTCGTTGAATGTATAAGGTAAATCTACTTAGGTgtaatatgtcttatttgttaaatttttttctaattatttaaaattaaaaaaatatataatttatataaaaaataagtaTTGATCATTGTTTGATAAAaatagaatttataaatttttatatgacCATTTAAATTTTAGCCATTTAACCTGCGTCCGCCACTACTTTCACCCTCATGAATGATTTGTTTAACTTCTCACTTTCAAAACGTTTCGTTTAGGGCAGATGAACCCATAGCGATCCTACAAGTGTACCGTTTATAGACAACTAGCAATGTAGCTGACAATAAATCCAGTTTTCTATTTCCTAAtccttttttcattttctcttactTGAAAAtcctattatataatataataacgcATAGCAACATGGCAATCACAGTATGAAAACACAGCAAGCTAAAGTCATATTTTGATATAAACAAATACAATTCCTTATTCACCAATACATCAACTAAAATACAGATCGAACCCCATTTTTGTCAATAAAATCGTTAAGTCTTAACCACTTATACTTAGCAGCCAGAGAAGACATCTTTAGTTTACTAAAAGAGTGCAGTAGTATTATCATTGATTgtgtcacgactcaacctatgggccggaccggtactAGGGCCTGGGCCGGCATAAAACTCCCaatgcccgtagtaagccttactattttcaaaactcataaccaggcccacaatttaggcccaacatgtatataaaataaattaaattaaactattataatattattttgggccaACTTAACTTAATAATTATCAGAAATGAAAATTAGAGGAGCCCAGCTCAATCCTGCTACATCATTCATAAACTattgaaaactcaaaaaaaatttcatctataaatataaaaacttaaattcatacagtccctgacAAGATTAATGCTACTACAAATATATgcagagttctaaattacaaatttagagaataataatacaattaagtaattattgataacTTGCGAGGAAAAAAGCAGGTTATTCTAAAAAAgttctcctcctgtagcctgaaaaaataaggtgaataggagtgagcgttcgactcagagagtaaaataccaattttaaccataatctctatagctatctaaagctaatgtatcATATGGAgtaaaatgcaacatcatcataattttcatacacatcacatcataacagtaaaaaggcaatttggagcactcacacacccaaaactgttcaaacagtacatatatgggagctaatcccctatacagctctcttaatccaacctctgccagcgagtgtctctcaagccagactttcgctttataaaccaaatgcagggtcctagcgagtgtctctcaagccgtgtctaccccaacttatccataaaggattgggtcccagcgagtgtctctcaagtcgtgtctacccgtcatgtccatatccaataccataccacacacacgccaacgcacacacactgctccaaattaccacaaacaacatccataacacttcatcaatttaaaatgcaatataaatcatgcctagtatttaactacatagatatatatttataagtgatgcatgggcatgcttaaacatataataatatcgaaatgaaaattaatattttactcacagtacaccagagACGACTGTAGAGATTGGGTGAAGGAAGATggttgaccctgatcacctacataattttatCGTAAATTTATTAgagctaattcaaataaaaataaatttaaagaggcaatcctaatttatgccgaaaattcgacagaatttctcctatacctaggacctacccaacctgcaaaaagattcaaataacacttctaaattctcaatttccacaatcacatctcatcaacattatatggcccctcccgggccctccaaatcagacaatagttgtaacacccctatttgcatgaccaggtatattttactgttccagtgaccggtgtcagttcggataactaaggggattagaaccacacttaagataactagataagccctgaacataaataattagtaattgtcaattggttaagtataaataagaaaaatagaacacaaaaagttaaatgagccaagagtcacagcgatgggtgaccttctcgggaaggactgcgaagtcgatttaaactcaaatttcgaaccgtaaaatatgacgctgcggtccttaggactattgtgaacatagtgaaaaagagaaaatttcgaaaaagaactgttaatccggtcaaataattaggtcagggatctggaagaaatattgaattatttgcaaagtgggtcgaaccgacgaggggtaatttggtcaattgaccccgagagctgactcctgacctaactgtcaaataaaatcggagaaaaaaatttttggaatcgggaattaaattaaataactaatggaaaaataaataaaaaaaagaaaaaggaaaagtggaaattagtgacatcatgcatgatgcaataaaagaataattaattaaatagaaattgactaagtcaaaaagctaaataaatacataaaaatcaaaaggaaaaaaaaaaaagaaaagggttgTCTTCTTCTCCATGCCGTCCacctctcctctctcatctctctcatttttcttaacTTCCTCTattgaagctcactaaaaagcttcttaaacccaagatttgagccataGAATTTATAGATTTCTTAGTTAAAACTTGTATGTGAgtgttgagaagaagattgaagaagaaagaaagaagaaaggaagaggtttgaagaggaaaaattttctgcactaaggttagtaaactaaacttgatttgttagttgaattaattgtgtttatagttgaataaacctagaattatgcttaaaatgaaatgaaaataattgttggaggaccaaagaaaaattcagccagctagggtttgctatggatatgcttgtgttttgattgaattcaatatgttaggaagcttaattgaatgttgaagtgatgttggtatgcttagaattaattaaatgtaacaaatatgtgaattagggttttggcacctagggtttggaagacaaaaatatgagaatttgttaaatggtgtgtttgaccttgtttaaggtgagaaatggtcatttgtgactaattggtgtatgttggaagtgagtagagattcggattgaatgtgggcagtatgcaggcagcatgacccaggtcctttttagggaccaaaactgaaaatttaccaatcaaatttgtgtgaggtcaattgagaatgaaattagacacaaaataacacatttttcgtttaggaatcatgctcaaaaagtgactgaaacctagtgaataaattgaccaaatccggattaggcaatctgacctgtacaaaaataactaaatgaacagtgttcatttggccataacttgggctaggcaggtctaaatgacctgaaattttactagtagaaagctgagatatattataaaactttcatgaagaacacaaacccaaattattcccttaaccaagtcatttagccacccaaagttgatgacctaaaactgccagaaccagaatttgcccagaaaatctgggtaagtccaatccggcaaccatgattcaaatggctataacttgagctacaaagctctaattgttagtagtatgccctagagcatatcatttagtatgtatcttgtacatatttttattaataaaaggcatttccacttttccgtttacataatatatttatgtgtaatagaaaaggtccattgatattttgttagaaatattattcttaagttgttaagaatatgagtgacaatatttctaacacgaagtatcataaataggttcacaatcgaggatacttcataataaggacatgacttatccagaaagattgtattcatgtttgttcccaagttatttatatgatatataaataagatggaatggtgagtctcatgccatataacaaacatgataggcacttataaatgataagtaggccaaaccagtgacacttatgacaagcacatggagtttactcttgtcaatgttttgtcataaatcatatcagtgcatataatctttagacctgagatagcacagttatcttgtatataggtagtttgagtttgatactgctttcatacttgtactgtgtatgggtatatgggcatgtgttggttcctactagttatatatggaggtaggtgttgatcaagatggaatctgttcctctaagtaaatagagataaaatcctatgttcatttaattgttcttgatgtttcaagttcctggccaggacagatagatttattcagaaaagagtttctgatgagaaaatctttttaataaagaactggaattaaaagagaacataatattcatagcaaatggagtttgacataaaccatgactccagcttgagttgggattttgtaacagagagattctagtgcatggtaatatatgattataggttcatttaaggtaaaccttattactaattgagtggccatggcatgctatgctaggtgttaaccatggtctatgaggttcataaaatgatttagagaaatcatttatggtaagaaagagttctgatgatattaagagttgatatcatgtctcattgccaattagtgatgagcctagtaagtcacacacatacacaagttatcacataattaaatatgatttaattaattaattaaagagtttaattgattaattaaataggtttggtttgcaattagtttgcaaagtccctagcatgacttgaaaccaaatctagattattggatgtataatataagttaaattcatatttaaatatttaaagtgtttaaatatgaatttaattaatgagaaattaattaatagagattaattaattaatttatatttgatataaattaattagaagaagaaaaataattattttgggttgagaactcaaaattaagacataggggcattttggtcattttgcagtgtgacacgtggcaccatgagatggtgacacatggcataacatataagcttgccaaatgttttttaatcatgtaaaatgattaaaatcaagattacataaaggtttgacacttggcacaatgtgattgggtcacttaaacctagagctaatcaaagggtgacatgtggcaagggtttaatgtgttaacctagctatttaagtgttgttatgagaaaataaaatacaaatagtagccacactccttggtcacgccattttgcagccctccctctattcttcttcatctctcaccaattcaaagagattagccatcaatctcttgaattaagaacactagaaattgtttctagtgtcctgtttacatctttaatcttttaaaaggcagaacttgaatttctaattaatagaaaaggctttagaagctgttcaagggctgccataggtgttcttggtatggacaagctagagggacaacatctggtgtcctgaagacgaatctcaaaggcgcagacacgctgcagtgcatcaagaggttagtgtaatcgttcttgatttaatctagggttctaaaattaatctgattaattttaaaatcttaaatggcaaataaagatccaaaaacatattaaaagagttttaatatgttgtttatcattgaaatcaaatagataaaaataaatcttgcatgatgcatgtgaccctaggtgaaaatttttgaattcaatggtataaacttgtgtttttcacgcttccgttccttcaattggtatcagagccactatatttgccatttagattgctgattatatgatttaattgtgtgatttgatcatgagatgattgatccatagctggttggatcaagaggtgtggcggcatgcttgatgaactccaacatggtgcgcatggctttggaagatcatggtgcgcatggttgttattaaattctgcaattgttgcatgatgaaaggttcatcatatgactaattaaaatgtttaattaggatttttaatcacacaattaaattatgattcaaatcagaattttaaaaattgtttgaatgtgattcaaatctgaattttaaaagttgtttgaatgtgattcaaatctgaatttttaaagttgtttgaattatatttaaatctgattttttaaaattgattgaataaaattcagatctaattttttaaaaaatgtttgaatgttattcaaatctgattttttaaaaaatgtttgaatgtaattcaaatctgaatttttgaagttgtttgaatgtgattcaaatatgaatttttaaatttgtttgaatgagattcaaatctgaatttttaaatttatttgaatcatattcaaatctggatttttaagttgaatatgagatattcaatttaatttaagtatgtatattttatttaattgttaaatagtgatatgcatgatggatgatcatggactataaaagaccaatgtgattggatttatttcttttatgtttctttgggattgtaaattaattaatttattttaatttattttgggcatgtattattaagtttgtaataatttttgggttgtaatttcatttatttaagttcttgtaaattcgccttggtatgccaatgattactatgtaatattggattgcaagaagttcaaggaggtcaagagcattggtgggaccagtgggaggaattcaagatcaagtgttgattatgtactccttcagcaactcttgtaaaatgaatgaatgaaatgcacctaggaatgccctgattcaattcttggtggcttagaattgaatcccttagaaagtccatgatcataccatatttactgcttatccatgaatgcatgagatgtatgaaaatgtatgcaattatctgatatatgcatgctaaatggataatgtgcaaagtgagaccttaatagtaattagaatgaccataaaatcttccaaacaaatgattatgttggatatgctataattaaagtaattataacataggccctccattggggcaattattttaagaaattttaaatagttgcatgagatgcaattaatttaagagattttcttaagaataattgttaagcatgagatgttgtaaatatgtaaatggtttggtggccaatattggatgtacctgaggacattaaaattatttacataattactggctcaatgggatcaacttaactaatgcaagataagtcaataatggatgtacctgagattttgagcattaggggctaggtaaaagattgaacctcacattagatgtgatgggcaaggagttgctcacttatagtttattgtgattccaataatggatgtacctgagaatgatcaatagaattataagaattcaatcacccactagaaatccatccaactaggatttccgtttcctactttggaagtgtaggattcgctaagttagtgggaggaccaatttgattaaaagaccataatcattttggttaattacatgatacatttactaattaatctggttattttctgcagttaattttctgataaaaatgagcacaaaacaaccaccaccatccaatatccttg
The Hevea brasiliensis isolate MT/VB/25A 57/8 chromosome 18, ASM3005281v1, whole genome shotgun sequence genome window above contains:
- the LOC110642628 gene encoding uncharacterized protein LOC110642628, yielding MASSLRTWYQQLSTSLVLTTLFYATIISCSKPDNLNYSDHCASFVPESTPIDPEAITVPFSPNQDGYYLGGDDILKHADSSRHYYSSNPRKVLLFRTHDVHSTSVDGLYKVKASLILQPSRVTYGYPDSPQVVSLWSQTGALSFEIEGFWSISTGKLCMVGSSSTYSEEGEIRGLSALLKLNDVKSSSNITSLVQGTLESLSSADDSSFFEPISLLMFPLKNYAYTEAGKEIDKGFTYGADVTKSSLSLPLSVSICSIFSHQTSSFLLEYATACNSTKSCNPFSSNIEYLPPVMSLTPIQCSNDWPTLRFLVEFLNSSYSSYYRPFNPNTALVAEGSWNAKKKKLCVVACRISTPTNSLSGSQVEDCSIRLSLRFPSVWSIRNASSIAGHISSNKAVGVSGYFDGIQFRSYGSDRIEIPGLKYEYSLVDKARKSYKEEPGRSEGRQYSDGNSDDMQFEMSIKNSRGKRFGWGHANPISIGDKIAPRNQYFRPYSSPGTEKAKDKAKPLQPLNISYQMSLTSFNASSKEHTYVQISAEGIYDGETGVLSMVGCKYLDSNNQILANDSMDCEILVNVQLPPFDSNQYIKGRIESTRESSSPLYFEPLSFSAVPYYSRINSIRRMDLEIIMALISNTLICVFVGYQIFYVKKHPNVFPFISLLMLVVLTVGRMIPLVLNFEALFLPKQSTQSFLLRGGGWVEVNEVIVKVVTMVAFMLQFRFLQLVWSARLADGNQKASWVAEKKALYVSLPLYIAGGLIALFMNCWNCKLGKEMDSPSFYRNQHSLWPNIRSYAGLVLDGFLFPQILLNIFRNSRENALSCFFYIGTTFVRLLPHAYDLYKAHFYVDDFDWSYIYADPSADYYSAAWDMIIPLGGLLFAAIIYLQQKKGGRCFLPKRFKELEGFEKVPVVDNP